TCCGGGAGCACCTTGAGGAAATGACCTGGTCAGGTTGTCCAGGCAGACCGCTGCTCTACCACACCGGAGGATCGAGCGGAGAACCACTCCAATTCCACGCCGACCGCTTCCGCAACGCCGCCGACGCCGCCGCCCGGCTCCGAGCTCGATCCTGGTGGGGAGTCGCACCGGGCGACCGCGAAATCCTCCTCTGGGGAGCTCCCACCGAGCTGAAAACCAATGACCGGGTCCGCCGTGGCCGCGATGCCCTGCTCAATCAATCCATCCTCAATGCGTTTGACATGACGGCCGAGACGATGAGCGCCTATCTCACGACCATTCGTGACCGCCGGCCGGTCTGCATCTACGGCTACGCAAGCAGTCTCGCTCTGCTCGCCCGGCACGCTCAGAGAAGCGGCCAACCGCTGATCTCGTCAGGGCTCGCCAGACCTCGAGCCATCTTCGCGACCGGCGAAGTGCTGCTCGACCAGGATCGGCAAGCCATCGAATCGGTCTTCGGCGCCCCCGTGGCCGTCGAATACGGCAGCCGGGACGGCGGCTTCACCGCGATGAGTTGCCGGGCCGGCCATCTGCACGCCGCCGACGAGAACCTGATCGTGGAACTGCTCGACGACCATGGGCAGCCGGTCGCCGCCGGAGAGGCAGGCAGAATCACCCTCACCCACCTCGAAGCCCTGGCCATGCCGCTGATTCGTTACGCGATCGGTGATCTGGCCCGCCGACCGCCGAAAACCGCCCTGCCCTGCCGGTGCGGGCGGAACCTCACCTCTCTGGCGGAAATCCGCGGCCGGCTCACGGACCAGATCGTCTGCCGCGAACACGGGCAAATCAAGCACATGCACGCCTTGTCTCTGATCTATGTGCTTCGCGAGGTCGAGGGACTCGCTCAGTTCCGCGTGCTCCAGCCATCGATCGACCGACTCGAGATCGAGGTCGTGGCCGACCATCGGTTCACGTCCCTGGTGGAGCGGAACGTTGAACAGGGCCTCCGCCGTCGGATGGGCGAAGGCGTTACCATCATCATTCAACGCCGAGATCGGATCCCGCCCAATGCCTCCGGCAAACACGCCTGTGTCATCTCGCACGTGCAATAAGCCGGGCTCGCTCCTGTCCCTCATTCCGTGGTACAATCGCGGTCGCCATGAACAGACTCCTCTCGCCGACAGCGGGCCCGTTGATCCTCTTGCTCTTTCTGGCCTTCCTGCCCGGTTGCCAGACGAACCCGCCGCGGAAGTCCCCCGCACCCGACTGGTTTGACGTCACCCTATCGGACGACTTCGAGTTCGACGCGCCCAGTTCGGCCTGGAGATTCCGCACACCATCGCTGTGGAGAATCGCCTACGAAGGGGAACGCCGTTTTCTACAGATGGCAATTCCGCCGGAAGGAGTTCGGCCGGTAGCTGCGATCCGCCCCTGGGAATATGCGGTCTACGGCAGGTATGAGTTTCGCTCGTTTAGTCTCTCCTGCCGGGTGCGAATCGACCGTGAGGTCACCGCCGAAGGCCGCGACGTCTGCGTCCTTTTTGGCCGCCAGGACCCCGGCCACTACTACTACCTGGACTTGTCGGCAGATTCCGGCGATTTTCGTAACACTCTGGTGCGGGTGGACGGCCCAACCCGGAAAGCGCTGCTTTCGACCACTCCGGCCCGTCCGCCGACGATCACCGACCGCGCCTGGCACCGCGTCGACATTCTTCGCGATGTGGACTCGGGCACAATCAAGGTCTATGTGGACGCCGACCCTAACTCTGCCCCCCTGAAACCGGCCTTGGAGGGCCAGGACCGCAGCTACCCCTGGGGGACGATCGCCCTGGGCTCCTTCGGGCACCACGCCAGCTTCGCCCGTCTGGCAATCGAAGGTCAGGCCCGCGAGCCGCGAGCCCCGGGCGTTTCCGTCCCCTGAAGTTGCCAGCCGGGCATTCGGGCGCCATAATAAGCTGCCGGAACTCCCGTTCACCTCGGTTCCACGACGCGCTGCGCTGACGACATGTGGAAAGGTGGTGCAGGGCATGACCAGAGTACTGATCGTCGATGACGAGGAGATGTACCGCAAGTACCTATCCCAGATCCTCGAGATCGAGGGTTGTACGGTCAAGACGGCCGCGACCGGCTCGGCCGCTCGCGAGATCGCCCGAGATTTTGCACCCGACGTCCTGATCATTGACTGGCTTCTGGCCGAGGATCGCCGGGGAACCGAGATCGCTCAGGAGCTTCAGAGCATGCATCCCGGCATGCGCACGATCATGATCACCGGCTACAGCGCGGACGAGATCAGCAAGTCCGGCATCACCTCGCCGGTTTTCAGGCTGGTGGAGAAGCCCTTCCGGCTGGAGACGATCGTTTCCGCGGTCAATGATGCCCTGGCCGCCTGTTGAATTTCCCGCCCCATAGGTTACGCTTCCGGCATTGGCCCGGGCACGCCGCCCGGGGTGTCATCTCGACCGAAAGAAGGGCCATGACGGTGAAGCACATTCAGACCCCAGGACGTTCCACGGCCATCACCGGCCTGGATGCGATCTTCCAACCACAATCCATCGCCGTGCTCGGCGTCACCAACACGCCGGGCACAGTCCCCCACGACATCTTCGTGAACCTCCTGTCCGCGAAGTTCCAGGGAGTGGTATACCCGGTCGCGCCGCGCAAGAGACATATTGCGGGGGTTCGAGCTTACGACTACGTCCTCGACATCCCCGACCCGGTCGACCTGGCCATCCTGGTCTTTCCCGGGGCAGTCTGCGAACAAGCTCTGAAACAGTGCATCGAGAAAGGCATCAAGGCGGCGATCATCATCTCCGCCGGTTTTCGAGAGATCGGCCCGACCGGCCTGGAGCGTGAGAAGCGAGTCCGGGCCATCGCCTCCGAGGCGGGGATGCGACTCATCGGCCCCAACTGCCTGGGCGTCATCAACACCGAGCCCCACGTCCTGCTGAACGCCAGCTTCGCTCGGGCGATGCCCGCGGCCGGCAACATCGGCTTTCTCTCTCAGAGCGGGGCCCTGTGCACCGCGGTGCTGGACTACGCTCAGGGCAAGGGCATCGGCTTCTCGAAATTCGTCAGCCTGGGCAACAAGGCCGATGTCGACGAGGTGGACATGCTGGCGTACCTGGCCGCCGATCCGCAGACCTCAGTGATCCTCATGTACCTCGAATCGATGAGCCGGGGTAAGGAACTCATCGAGGTCGCCCGCCGAGTCTCCAGTGAAGGCGATCAGCCCAAGCCAATTCTGGCCATCAAGGGGGGGCGCACGGCGGCCGGAGCCGCCGCCGCCCAGTCGCACACCGGGGCTTTGGCCGCCTCCGACGTGGTCTGCAGCGCGGTCTTCGAGCAGGCCGGCATCATCCGCTCCAGCTCGCTCGAAGAGCTTTTCAACAGCGCCCAGCTCCTGGCCTATCAACCCCTGCCTCGCGGTAAGCGCCTGGCCATCGTGACCAACGCCGGCGGCCCAGGCGTCATGGCCACCGACGCGGCCATCGAACAGGGCCTCGAAATGGCCCGCTTCTCGCCCGAAACCGCCGTCAGGCTGAAGAAGGCCCTTCCCGCCGCGGCCAACATGAAGAACCCGATCGATGTCATCGGCGACGCCCGCGACGATCGCTACGTCGCGGCCATGGAAGCCGTCTTCACCGACGAAGGCGTCGACCAGGTGCTGGTGATTCTCACCCCGCAGTCCATGACCAACATTACCGCGATCGCCAAGGCGGTCTGCGAAGTGCACGATCGATTCCGTTCCAGCGGCAAGACGCTGGCCTGCTCGTTCATGGGTGCCAAGGACGTCGCCCAGGGTATCCACATCCTCCAGCAGCACCTCATCCCGCACTACATCCTTCCCGAGTGGGCGACCGATGCGATGATCAAGGCTGTTCACTTCCGCCAGTGGCTCAATCGAGATCGTACCGGCTTCAAGGAATACAGGATGGACATGGCCACGGCCGATGCCGTCATCACCAAGGCCCCGGACGGCTATCTGACCGAGGCGGATGCGCTGAAGGTCCTCAAAGCCTATGGCTTCCCGCTGGTCGACTACAAGCTGACCCAGACCGCGGACGAGGCCGTGGCCGTGGCCGAGAAGATCGGCTACCCAGTCGTGCTCCGGGTCGTATCCCCCAAGATTGTCCACAAGTTCGAGATGAAGGGTGTCGTTCTCGATCTCCAGGATGCCAAGCAGGTCCGCGAGGCTTACATCCGGATGCGGGAGCACCTGCTCAAGCACGTGTCCGCCGAGGACATCCAGGGCATTCTGGTTCGGCAGATGATACCAGCCGGCAAGGAGGTGATTCTCGGCATTAGCCGCGATCCGGTCTTCGGGCACGTCATCATGTTCGGCCTCGGTGGGATCTACGTCGAGGCCTTCAAAGACGTCACTTTCCGCGTGGTGCCTATCCGTGAGGCCACGGCCAGAAGCATGGTCAACGGCCTGCGGGCGTCGGGTGTGCTCCGGGGGCTGCGAGGCGAGAAGCCCAGCGATGTGGGGGCCATTGAGGACGCCCTCAAGCGGCTCTCGCAACTGGCCCAGGACTTCCCGCGCATTGCCGAGCTGGACATCAACCCGCTGATCGTCCACCCGGCCGGCCAAGGCTGCCACGTGGCGGATGTACGCATCAGGCTGCAATCGTAGTCAACCCCTTGGGAGAGCAACGCATGTCACAGAAAGAGATTCTGGATCGCATCAAGGCCGTGACCGCACGGGTCCTGGGAGTCGATGCCGGAACGATCAACGAGAGCTCGAACTTCATCTTCGATCTGGGGGCCGAGTCCTCCCAGAGCATCGAACTCGTCGCCGCCTTCGAGGAGGAGTTCGGCATCGAGATGGAGGAGGACGCCGCCCTGGCCGTCCAGACGGTCGGGGATGCGGCCACGTTCATCGCCAAGTATCTGTGACTGTACCTCGGCCGGGGCTTTCGCTACACTTCGTGGCCGATCGCATCGGGCACCTGCGCTGAAGTGGCGTCGCGGCTGCCCGGCAATGCAGACCGGCACGACCGAAGCGGCCGCGAGGTGCACCATGCTTGAGGAAGTCCGTTACTACCGTTTGCTTCCCTGGCAGGTCGTCGCTGCCCGTGAGGCGTGCCCGGTCGCCTACGTCCCCCTGGGCACGACCGAGTGGCACGGCCCGCACATGCCGCTGGGCGCGGACACGGTGATGGCCGAGTGCCTGGCGGCGCGATGTGCCCGCGAAGGCGGCGGGTTGGTCCTGCCTTCGCTGGCCTGGGGCGAGAGCCGACTCGAAGGGCTCATGGACGCCCACGCCCCCGACTACACGGCAATCCACGCGGAAATGAAGCTCCCCTCGGCCGGATTCACCGCCGCTGCGTTCCGCTATGGCCTGCAGGAACAGTACGAGAACTACCAGCGGCTCCTCCTGCACATGCTGTGCGAGATCCAGAGCCTGGGCTTCAACGTGGTGGTGCTCGTCGCCGGCCACTACCCGCTGATCGATCACGCCCGGGCGGCCCTCGGCATCTTCCACCAGATGCGGTTCAACGGGATCCGAGCTCGCATGATCGGCTGGACCTTCACCGGCCCGGAACTGATCCCCGAGGAAATCCCCCACGGCGGCGACCACGCCGGTTTCTGGGAAACCAGTATGATGCTGGGTATTTGCCCGGAAGTCGTGGACATGAGTCGACTCCCGCCCGGCAAAGAGAAGCCCACCGGCACACTGACCACCCGCCCGATCCAGGAAGCCGACGCCCAGTTCGGCAAGAGAGCGGTGGATCTGATCGTCCAACGAGCCATCGCCGCTATTCGTGACCGGCTCGACAACCCCAAGGCATACTACGCACACGGCCTGCGGGTTTGAGGCTGGCATCGCTCGCCGGACGGTGGCAGTCGCGAAGCCGAGGATTCCTCCCCACCATCCCGCGCCGGCACCCTGCTGGACGTGGCTGGCACGAAACCTGCCCCCTGCGTCAACCCGCGCAGCCCGGCGGCGGCGCCCGATCCGGACCGCTGTAACACCGCTGCAGCAGGCCGAAATCGCTCTGATCGACGTCCGCATCCCGATCGAAATCACACCTCATACAGGTCCCGTCACGGGCCGCCGGACACCATCGGCAGAATGCGGAATCGACTCGCGCGGCCCATGGCTTGTGTCGGCCGAACCTGCTATCATCCTCCGCTTTCCAGGAACCGGGTGAGTGCCGATTCTCGCAGCATCAACGGGAGGTGTGGTTCTGTCGCTGGTCACCGCGCTGTGCTGGGCAATTTCGCCGATGTGCGTCGCCAGCGCCGGGCGGAAGATCGGCTCGTTCCCTGTCCTGCTTCTGCGATCGCTGGCCGCCGCCTTCCTGCTGCTTGGCATGCTGCCGATCTACACCCACTTCGCCGGCCTGCAGTGGGTATGGCCAAGCGGGATGCAGATGGTGTGGCTGGTCCTCTCCTCGATTACCGGCATGGTCATCGGCGATGCCCTGCTCTACGAGGGCCTGGTATTGCTGGGACCCCGCCGATGCACCCAGATTCTGACCCTGGCCCCGGTGGCAGCCGTGCTGCTCGGCTGGTGGCTGCTGGGCGAGCACCTCAACCAGCAGGCACTGGGTGGCATCGTGCTGGTCCTGGCTGCCACGGCGTACGCCACAGCGGCCAAGCCCCCCCAAGGCGACGAATCCCGTGAGCCCGGCCGGTTGTCCGTGACCGGCATTGCCCTGGCTGTCGGTGCAGCCTTCTGCGTGGGAGCCGGGGCGGCCACCGGCCGGCTCGCCTTCAAGGACGGGCCACCCCTGGACGCCGTCGTCGCTACCGTCATCCGCGTAGGCAGTGCCGCGGTCCTGCTCTGGGTGATCCCCCTGGCCC
The Phycisphaerae bacterium genome window above contains:
- a CDS encoding phenylacetate--CoA ligase family protein → MNPWLAGHLFWPLTERLVGRDTMRRFDDLCRSEGWSTERRRDLQARKLRRILRSAAQHCPFYARRFRDAGLNPADPHLGPDDLRCLPVLTRAEIREHLEEMTWSGCPGRPLLYHTGGSSGEPLQFHADRFRNAADAAARLRARSWWGVAPGDREILLWGAPTELKTNDRVRRGRDALLNQSILNAFDMTAETMSAYLTTIRDRRPVCIYGYASSLALLARHAQRSGQPLISSGLARPRAIFATGEVLLDQDRQAIESVFGAPVAVEYGSRDGGFTAMSCRAGHLHAADENLIVELLDDHGQPVAAGEAGRITLTHLEALAMPLIRYAIGDLARRPPKTALPCRCGRNLTSLAEIRGRLTDQIVCREHGQIKHMHALSLIYVLREVEGLAQFRVLQPSIDRLEIEVVADHRFTSLVERNVEQGLRRRMGEGVTIIIQRRDRIPPNASGKHACVISHVQ
- a CDS encoding response regulator — encoded protein: MTRVLIVDDEEMYRKYLSQILEIEGCTVKTAATGSAAREIARDFAPDVLIIDWLLAEDRRGTEIAQELQSMHPGMRTIMITGYSADEISKSGITSPVFRLVEKPFRLETIVSAVNDALAAC
- a CDS encoding acetate--CoA ligase family protein, producing MTVKHIQTPGRSTAITGLDAIFQPQSIAVLGVTNTPGTVPHDIFVNLLSAKFQGVVYPVAPRKRHIAGVRAYDYVLDIPDPVDLAILVFPGAVCEQALKQCIEKGIKAAIIISAGFREIGPTGLEREKRVRAIASEAGMRLIGPNCLGVINTEPHVLLNASFARAMPAAGNIGFLSQSGALCTAVLDYAQGKGIGFSKFVSLGNKADVDEVDMLAYLAADPQTSVILMYLESMSRGKELIEVARRVSSEGDQPKPILAIKGGRTAAGAAAAQSHTGALAASDVVCSAVFEQAGIIRSSSLEELFNSAQLLAYQPLPRGKRLAIVTNAGGPGVMATDAAIEQGLEMARFSPETAVRLKKALPAAANMKNPIDVIGDARDDRYVAAMEAVFTDEGVDQVLVILTPQSMTNITAIAKAVCEVHDRFRSSGKTLACSFMGAKDVAQGIHILQQHLIPHYILPEWATDAMIKAVHFRQWLNRDRTGFKEYRMDMATADAVITKAPDGYLTEADALKVLKAYGFPLVDYKLTQTADEAVAVAEKIGYPVVLRVVSPKIVHKFEMKGVVLDLQDAKQVREAYIRMREHLLKHVSAEDIQGILVRQMIPAGKEVILGISRDPVFGHVIMFGLGGIYVEAFKDVTFRVVPIREATARSMVNGLRASGVLRGLRGEKPSDVGAIEDALKRLSQLAQDFPRIAELDINPLIVHPAGQGCHVADVRIRLQS
- a CDS encoding acyl carrier protein, which gives rise to MSQKEILDRIKAVTARVLGVDAGTINESSNFIFDLGAESSQSIELVAAFEEEFGIEMEEDAALAVQTVGDAATFIAKYL
- a CDS encoding creatininase family protein → MLEEVRYYRLLPWQVVAAREACPVAYVPLGTTEWHGPHMPLGADTVMAECLAARCAREGGGLVLPSLAWGESRLEGLMDAHAPDYTAIHAEMKLPSAGFTAAAFRYGLQEQYENYQRLLLHMLCEIQSLGFNVVVLVAGHYPLIDHARAALGIFHQMRFNGIRARMIGWTFTGPELIPEEIPHGGDHAGFWETSMMLGICPEVVDMSRLPPGKEKPTGTLTTRPIQEADAQFGKRAVDLIVQRAIAAIRDRLDNPKAYYAHGLRV
- a CDS encoding DMT family transporter — its product is MPILAASTGGVVLSLVTALCWAISPMCVASAGRKIGSFPVLLLRSLAAAFLLLGMLPIYTHFAGLQWVWPSGMQMVWLVLSSITGMVIGDALLYEGLVLLGPRRCTQILTLAPVAAVLLGWWLLGEHLNQQALGGIVLVLAATAYATAAKPPQGDESREPGRLSVTGIALAVGAAFCVGAGAATGRLAFKDGPPLDAVVATVIRVGSAAVLLWVIPLAQGTSGQTLGYLRDRFILGRLAGGIATGPICGMLCYLFALKNLEAGLVSTLVAMSPLFILPMVAIRYRMRIGLRITAATGLATVGVALIALR